From Natranaeroarchaeum aerophilus, one genomic window encodes:
- a CDS encoding GNAT family N-acetyltransferase encodes MQIEELTLDDWSGALPKEGIEVFHTPSALSVVADHAPGELRLYGGYKGEQPVGLFPVVVQDRSVGRAVFSPPPGMGIPRLGPIVMPTSPKQRKRERVNRRFTEAVLEELAVEDSLTLFRSICTAAYTDPRPYRWADMDVETNFTYVLDLEDRSPEDVRRSFSKSLRREIGDGEELDLRIEREGVEGARSVYDATRRRYEEQDRAFSLEWPYVRDLVTRLEDRARVYVARTPEGRFLAGITVLYSNDAGYFWQGGTRTTYENVEINSLLHWHVIRDIIEDPPIDSVTGYDLMGANTERLCQYKSKFGAELVPYYVTESSGAGMEVAKRAYRMVAK; translated from the coding sequence ATGCAAATTGAGGAGCTTACTCTCGATGACTGGAGTGGTGCCCTTCCCAAGGAGGGGATCGAAGTATTTCACACGCCGAGCGCGCTGTCGGTGGTTGCCGACCACGCGCCGGGAGAGCTACGACTGTACGGCGGTTACAAGGGAGAGCAGCCGGTTGGGCTCTTCCCCGTGGTCGTGCAGGATCGTTCGGTCGGCCGCGCCGTTTTCTCTCCCCCGCCGGGAATGGGGATCCCGCGGCTCGGTCCGATCGTCATGCCGACCAGCCCGAAACAGCGAAAACGGGAGCGGGTCAACCGCCGCTTTACCGAGGCGGTGCTGGAGGAGCTCGCGGTCGAGGACTCGCTGACGCTGTTTCGATCGATCTGTACCGCAGCGTACACCGATCCGCGACCCTACCGGTGGGCCGACATGGACGTCGAGACCAATTTCACCTACGTACTCGACCTCGAGGACCGCTCGCCCGAGGACGTCCGACGCTCGTTTAGCAAGAGTCTCCGCCGGGAAATAGGCGACGGCGAAGAGCTGGACCTTCGAATCGAGCGCGAAGGCGTCGAGGGTGCCCGCTCGGTGTACGACGCGACCCGACGACGCTACGAGGAGCAAGACCGGGCCTTTTCGCTCGAGTGGCCGTACGTCCGTGACCTCGTAACTCGACTCGAAGACCGAGCGCGCGTCTACGTTGCCCGGACGCCCGAGGGACGATTTCTCGCCGGAATCACCGTATTGTACTCGAACGACGCGGGCTACTTCTGGCAGGGCGGGACGCGAACGACCTACGAGAACGTCGAGATCAACAGCCTGCTTCACTGGCACGTTATCCGCGACATCATCGAGGACCCCCCGATCGATTCGGTCACCGGCTACGATCTGATGGGGGCCAACACCGAGCGACTCTGCCAGTACAAGAGCAAGTTCGGCGCGGAACTCGTTCCCTACTACGTCACGGAGTCTTCGGGGGCGGGAATGGAGGTGGCCAAACGCGCCTACCGGATGGTGGCAAAGTGA
- a CDS encoding glycosyltransferase: MSRHDEVGVVPTTEEDSEPSGRADLSVLNLVTTAEARFFKQQVSVLEDLGVSSTTVAVPDERVTREGALAGRSAVDYFRFLPRAIRESFGEYDLVHANYGLTAPAAVLQPNLPVVISLWGSDLYGRFGPLSKLCARLADATIVMSDGMATELGGTPYVIPHGIDLDRFQPADQQAAQEDLGWDPGRKHVLFPYAKGKSVKNAPLAERVVAAARERVGEPIELQFVTGVPHERMSVYMNAADALLLTSDREGSPNSVKEAMACNLPVIATDVGDVRQRLRGVQHSFVAHDDADLVDCLVSVLDADTDSNGRAVIAELRIEQMGERLLSVYREVLDG, translated from the coding sequence ATGAGTCGACACGACGAGGTCGGGGTCGTTCCGACAACCGAGGAGGACAGCGAGCCGTCGGGACGGGCGGATCTCTCGGTATTGAATCTGGTGACGACTGCGGAGGCCCGCTTTTTCAAGCAACAGGTGTCGGTCCTGGAGGATCTGGGTGTCTCTTCGACGACTGTCGCAGTGCCGGACGAACGCGTCACCAGGGAGGGAGCGCTCGCCGGTCGTTCGGCGGTCGATTACTTCCGATTCCTTCCCCGGGCGATCAGGGAATCGTTTGGCGAGTACGATCTGGTCCACGCGAACTACGGCCTCACTGCGCCCGCAGCGGTGCTCCAGCCGAATCTGCCAGTGGTTATTTCGCTGTGGGGATCGGATCTGTACGGCCGGTTCGGCCCACTGAGCAAGCTCTGTGCTCGACTGGCCGATGCGACGATCGTCATGTCGGATGGGATGGCCACGGAGCTGGGCGGTACTCCGTACGTCATCCCGCACGGAATCGACCTGGATCGGTTCCAGCCTGCCGATCAGCAGGCGGCTCAGGAAGACCTTGGCTGGGATCCGGGGCGAAAACACGTTCTCTTCCCGTACGCAAAAGGCAAGTCGGTGAAAAACGCGCCACTGGCCGAGCGCGTCGTCGCCGCGGCGCGAGAACGGGTCGGCGAACCGATCGAGCTTCAGTTCGTGACAGGGGTTCCCCACGAGCGGATGTCGGTGTATATGAACGCGGCGGACGCGCTGCTGTTAACGTCCGATCGCGAGGGGTCGCCCAACTCGGTGAAGGAGGCGATGGCCTGTAACCTGCCAGTCATCGCGACGGATGTCGGCGACGTTCGCCAGCGACTGCGCGGCGTTCAGCACTCGTTCGTCGCTCACGACGATGCCGACCTCGTCGACTGTCTCGTTTCCGTTCTCGACGCCGATACCGACTCGAACGGTCGGGCGGTGATCGCGGAACTGCGGATCGAGCAAATGGGCGAGCGACTGCTCTCCGTGTACCGTGAGGTTCTCGATGGGTGA